The DNA segment ATCACCCTCATCTCAGAGCTGTATCTAAATTCATTCCTCGCTTGGACCCGGAGGCCAAGATTCTACTTCTCTTCGGGAGAGACATCCTCAGAGTACACAAGGTTCGCCAACAGCGCAACGGACCGGCTGATGCTCCATTTGCTCAGAGACTGGATCTGGAATGCGTCATTGTAGGGAATGTCTGCATAAGTCGAAGTCGCACACCGGGCTGTGTCAGCAAACTCAAAACAAACGTCCTTGAAAATGGACGTCCCTCCCTTTTCGAGCCATGTCAGAGTCATTTTCTGGTCAAGGGGAAGCTCACTGGCACGCAAGAATAGACACACTGGATCCAACCAGCTGAGCACGCGGCTAGGAAAGACAGCTATGATGATGGGATCGCTGAAACGCTGTTCCAGACAACAGAGGATCACAACAGACCTTCCCTTTCTGTTGAGGACAGGGAATTCTTGAAGCTGATGGACAACGAGTTCTCAAGGGACGAATCCAACAGTTGGGTAGCGCCTCTTCCCTTTCGTTCTCCAAGACCTTGGCTTCCGAATAACAAATGCTTGGCAGAGTCACGCCTCACTGCTGTGCAACGGACCTTGAAGAGAAAACCAGAACTGAGGGAAAAATTCGCGAGCTTCATGGACAAGATGTTCAAGAACGGCCATGCCGAGGAAGCTCCATCGGTTCGAGAAGGAGAATAATGTTGGTACCGCCCCATCTTCGGCGTTTGCCACCTACGAAAGCCCGGAGAGACACGAGTCGTGTTCGACTCCAGTGCACAGTTTAAGGGCGTGTCTCTAAAGTGTGCTGCTTATCGGTCCAGACTTGATCAACAGCCTGCTTGGAGTGCTCATCCGATTCCGAAAGGAACCCATGGCCATAACTGTGGACATTAAGCACATGTTCAACTGGTTCCTGGTACGAGACGACCACCGAAACTATCTAAGATTTCTGTGGTTCCGCAACAACGGCATCTACAGTGACGTGGTGGAGTATCGAATGAAGGTACATGTGTTTGGAAATAGCCCTTCACCTGCAGTAGCAACGTACGGGCTGCGGAGAACAGCACGAGAAGGCGAGGAAGAATTTGGCAGCGACGTCAGGCAGTTCATCGAAAGGGATTTCTATGTCGACGATGGGTTGAACTCTCTATCCAAAGACAAGGACGTCATCAGCCTAATACGCCGCACGCAATAGATGTTGGCCGCATCAAACCTTAAGCTCCACAATATAGCCTCTAACTCTCCTACAGTATTGGTAACATTTCCATAAGAAGGCCGTGCCAAGGATTCGAAGGATCTTGACTTGTGTAATGGCTCACAGCCGATCCAACGCAGTCTGACAGTTTATTGGAATTTGAAAAGGATGTCTTCACATTTACGACTCCAATTCAAGAAAAGCCATTCACTCGGCGTGGTGGCTTGTCAGTGGTGAATAGCCTGTACGATCCACTTGGGTTTCTTGCTCCAGTCATCATTCAAGGGACGTCCCTCCTCCGAGAGCTAGCCGCCGAGACATGCGACTGGGACTGCCCGCTTCCTGATTACAAGAGAGCCTCCTGGGAGACGTGGAAAGACTCCTTGCAAGTACTCGAGCAGCTGGACATACCTCGCACCTATGCCCCTGCCTCATTCACTACCGCAGAGTGCAAGGAACTGCACATATTCTCTGACGCATCACCCAAAACTGTGGCTGCAGTGGCTTACCTCAGAGTGACATATCCAGATGGTGCGTGTCATGTCGGGTTCGTCATAGGAAAGGCTAAGCTAGCACCGCATCCGGAGCACACCATCCCACGGCTTGAACTGTGCTGCGCTGTGTTGCCAGTGGAGCTAGTAGAGCTTATCAGCCGTGAAATAGATATGGAACTTGATGCTGTAAACTTCTATACTGACAGCAAAGTCGTCCTAGGCTATATACATAATGAGAcgcgaaggttttttgtgtatgtCAGTAACAGGGTGGAACACATCAGGAGCTCTACACGGTCAGAGCAATGGCACTATGTTCCTTCTGACATGAACCCTGCGGATCTCGGAACCAGGTCTGAGCCAGCAGCCCCAAAGGCAGGACCGACCTGGCTGACAGGCCCGGACTTTCTGTATCCTCAAGATCACTGCTCGCAGGTATAGAAGGGCAAGTTCGACTTGGTCGATGTGGATTCCGACACGGAGGTGTGGCCCCAGGCAAATGTTCTCGCAACCAGTGTAGACACGAAACAACTCGGCAGCAAGCGGTTCGAGCGCTTCTCAAGTAGGATTTGGCTGACTCGCGCAGTTGCAATGCTCATACAGCTAGTGGACAAAATTCAGGGCACTGCCGGGAACGTGTCAAACTCCCCGCATAACAGCTCAACTCACCAACTGCGACCTTCTGCAGAACACCTAGCCCGAGCAAAGGCAGTCAATATTCTATCTGTCCAGAAGGAAGCCTTTTCTGAGGAGTTGAAAAGCTTGCAACGAGGAAAGTGACTACCGAAGTCAAGCCCTCTGGGGAGACTGGATCCATGGGTTGATTCCGACGGTCTTTTGAGAATTAGTGGCCGACTAGGCAGGGCCAACCATTTCGGCCAGCAAGCGCAGAAGCCCATCATGTCATCACCCTGATTGTGCAGCATTATCACGAACAGGTCAAACATCAAGGGCGCCATTTCAGTGAGGGAGCAGTCAGGGCAGCTGGGTTCTGGGTCGTCGGAGTTAAGCGTAGCATCGCCTCATACATACACAGCTGTGTTACGTGTTGTAAGCTCAGAGGAAGGCTGCTACAGCAGAAGATGGCAGACCTGCCCGCAGAAAGACTAACCAGCGAGCCACCTTTCACTTATGTCGGACTAGATGTATTTCGCCCGTGACATGTCGCGTCTCGTCGCACCAGAGGTAGTGAGGCCGACAGCAAACAGTGGGCCGTGCTCTTCATTTGCATAAGTATCCGCGCTGTTGATATCTAAGTAATCGAGAGCAAGGATACCTCAAGTTTTATTAATGCGCTCCGGAGATTCTTTGCCATAAGGGGCCCGACAATGCAACTGAGGTCTGATTGCGGGACAAATCGGTCCgccagggttgccctctttcgccacGGTTGTTTTATTTGTATATTGAGTCGTTTTGTCTGAGCGTCATGCAGAGCTATTGTATGCGCGGATTTAAACTGCATCAGTTAgaagtccgactgttggcttatgcggatgatatagccatgttttgcaatgattacgacagtgtaacacaggcCGTTAAATGTGTTAAAAGTATCTGTGCGGCCATTGGCAGCGCGATAAACTGGATTAAGTGCCTAGAATTACGGCACGAGGATTGGCCGCATGCCCCAGAAACTTTTGACTACATGagttttactacgactcctgttaaatacttgggagttccccttgagtgttacaaagacagcgaTGCCTACTAGAGGAGTGAAGGGGATAAAGTAAGAGAGTAAATATATAGAATGGatggaattggtcaatgttctcgagagccacaatttgcaacatatttttagtgagcCAACTTTGGTATGTCCTCGTGTGGGCACCTTCTTGGGAAATATCAAGCACTTGCCTAATgtggttgtctctgctggcagtatgcccAGTGGAGTGTatggttttctacgcgaagttgtggtttcatgtaggtttttgacGGCGTGGTTTCACTCTaatacctgagtgaagtcaaccggaaaaaactgtataaGGACCTTTGTAGtgtggttctccccgtgcctctatatcggtccctttacagggaaggtataggtaacaaggtactaaagcgtgttaaggcaatgttagttccgtctggtgttaagactttcttttttaaGTTACACACTGGAACTATGGctgtcaaaccgtggatggctgaaaGAGGTTTTTTCGTTCCCTGGAGCGTTCACTGCAAAATAGgcagaaaggaggagacaattgagcatATATTCCTTCaatgctgggatgctgtgttccttttGGATGTGCTCCAGCGCACAATCAAAAAAATTTTCTCTCGCTGGGTATGGAATTCGCTACTTAAcaattgaaagtgatgacggtaccccatttgatttCATAATGCTAATTGccctacacagtatttggaaatgcaAAATGGCACtaaggcacgccgatctcgatGCAAGACCAGCACGTCAAATTTTTAAGAAAGCATAGGTAATTTTGTTCTGGAGAAAAAGATGCTTGAATTTATTCCAGAGTGTCTGTCACGTGTTGAATTATTATCGACGACGAAGAAATTTTAGCATGAGCGTATCCGCACAAGTTCGGCAGCCGTTTTTTTAAACATATATGctgattgtgttttagtgcttatgtatgaatatgtgttTTATCATGTGTGTCAAAAttctggcaaaaagaaaaaaagggggcatAGCTCAGTGGTAAACCATTCaactgcagatcgagaggtccccggttcaaaccaGGGTGCCCCATTCGCTGTTACATGTTTCTTTCTCGCGGCtctccttttttttgttctttatgcGAATGATTACCATAGTCGCTATCCGTCTCGGGGGCATAGCTTTGTCATTGTAAGTCCCAGCTGGtgtaaaaactttctttttttaagcTCCACACGGGAACTGTCAGTGTAAAGCCCTGAATGGTCGAaaagggtttttttttattccctgggGCACACATTGTATAATAtgtacaaaaaaagaaacacttgaGCATGTGTTCCTGCACTGTtgggatgctgtgttcctttgggatgtgcttcagcgTGCCATCAAAAAAGAATTCGCACTTGATGCATATGGAATCCGTTATTTATAGAAAGGGATAATGGAACCCCATTTGATTTGATTATGTTGATTGGCCTGCGCAGAATTTGGGAATGCAGAATGGCGGTACGGCAAGCTCATCCAGGTAGTGCAGAGCAAACTCCTGGACTCCTGGGCTTGGAACTCCACCCAGAATGCGTTTCGGTCTCCTTTTACAGTataagttttttctctctctcactcctaATAAAAAAGGGATACGTCCGCCCCTCTCCTCACTCTGAACAAGAGAGCCTTAGTGCCTCCGTGATGTCATTTTGTTACCATTTTCAATGACCAGTGAACTTCCCACAAAGCAGGATAGTTTATCAGAGTTGCAACGAAGCTCAGACATGGGAAACTACATCGAATCAGGCTCTAATTACCTTGCCATAACCCTAGATACGTGTTCCTTTTAATCTTGTGCAACAAAGCCTTTTTAACATGAGGGTagctgtttgggcgagttggtataccATGACGAAATTTAGCGCTCCACCAGAGAGGACAAAACAAAGCGGACACCATAGCGCATGTGGTGACCTCTTCGATCTGTCCTGCCTGATCGAGCGCTATTTTCCGTCTTCTAAACATCTTCTTTCACTTCGCTGCTAAAATTATTGATGACGCCTCGCATTAGATACGACAACGGAGTTCTATAGCAAGGTTACAACGAGTCCTCTAGGGTGTGATAAATGTGTGGGAATGGACTTGAGGACCTTGTCACGCAGCGAGTTTCCTGGCAGCCTCCCGGAGTCTTCGTCCTGTAATTTGGCACGGCGCCCGTTTGGGGCTCTGGAATGCCGAATTCATAAAGCGCTTTGAGGACGACATTCTGAATTGGCTGCATTACAGGCCTTCCCGCAACGCGACTGATGCGGCATCTCACTGCTGGCGGTTTCTCTCTCATCACAGCGGCCCGCGATGCACTCGTTGCGTGGGTGGGGTGGTCACATGATAACTGACACGTGCCCTCCACCCTACGCCGAAAAATGAGCGAGGCGCGATGAGTACGGGACGACACCGGCACCGACGACTACGCAAAACCGAAGAAGGAAGTTAAAACACTTGAGCTGAAATATGCTTCATGCAGTGTTTGCCTTTGCTGATAGCCTGTGGCTGTAAGCCCCCAGGCAGAAAGCATTCGGTAAGTCCTTTCCGGTCTTTAAAAAACAAAATTGGTTTTCCCACTCGATTAAACAAGTATGCTGTCCGTACAGTTGCGATGATGAGTTTTTATGTATTTGATAGAATGCGGTATCCGAAATTGGGTTTTCGGACTTCTTTTTCCATCTGTATTTGTGATCGATGTCCTCCATTTCCCGCCGGGACCAATCAGGACTCAGTCGCCACCGCCATTGCCGTATGCACAGAACACTGCACTGCTACGACGTGTGACGCGGCTACTACGGAGATGGAGAAAGCTTACATATCAGGAACGGAGCAGAGGCATTCCAGGGGAAGGTGTCTCTAGCCTGCAGTTCCTCACCAGAGAAGGAGGATAATTGGTAGAGTCTGAAGACTGATGACCTAGTGCAATGAACCACATGCAGTGCCCACGATTTAACGCATGCAGTTAAGATTTGTGCAAAGATTTTGACGGTGGCGTTTGCTTGGTGAGAAGCCGATTCCTTCTTTATATATTGTCACATAGTTATGACTGCAGTCCGATGAGCAGGAAGACAGCGGAAATGGGTTccaaacgaaactctttatttgggcagACTCTCGCTCGCAACGAACTGAACGACTCGGCGGCGgagtagcaacaagcgtgctcggcggtcgtcgaacagaatgcccaccgctctcggccgtgcgCAATTTCAAGCTGATAGCGAAGTTTCAAGATACGCCGCACGAAGTTaccacaacattctggaacaaaaGACCAGGCTCCACCTGGTTGGCACCAATTGCGATAAATCTCATAGCGTCGTTTATCACAAACTAAGCGATAATGCCGCGTGCCGGCAGCGTTCAGGAATGAACCtacaaacagtacaaagattcgtggcaatatgCTATTGCAAAGTGCCTGAATGGTCTGCCTGTCACGTCGAGTTGATCGCTAAAGAAACTGCGCCACTTAAAGTCACCATGCCTATGCCTGGAAGTAAACTCCCAATCTACCGAGGCTCGCGGACCTAACCACGCTTATCGGGATCTTATCTGCTCCTAGAGATAAATGCTTTCAATCCTCAACTTGAAAGTTCCCGCATCTCTCGCTCTTCTGTTTGCGCCGTTCCGTGCGGAGTCGCAGATCGTTTATTTCTTCAGCTGCTGCGAGTCAAGTTTGGCTCAGCGTGTTTCATAACTTTTGTCGCTCTTAACCTAGGCATATCAAAAGCTCACCAAGCACAGTAAGCTATATGCTGCACTAATCAGTTCGCATAAGACCGTTGTGATGTTCCTGCGCTTCCTTCCAGAGGTTTCGGAGCCTTGCACAAGAAGCTGAAAAAAGGCTAATGTGTTGATACTCGAAGAAGCGCTCATTCATGAACATTTATTCGCAGtctgcactgaaaaaaaatactGTGAAAAAGATATGTTTCAACCAGACATTTGGGCATGTAAACTATCACTTATGCGATCAAATCACAGAAGGGTTTCGTGACTACACCGAAGTCTGTCACAGACGACAACACATGTTCACTTCCTAAAGCTATAAAGCCTTTCAGGGTCGATGGCCGCCCAGTGGaccttttttcttttacttttttcgcCCACTGCAAGAGGACGGCTTGGTCCAGAGCACCTTACTGGCCCTCGCGCTTCATGGCTACGCTATATTTTATGGAATAGAAAGGGATTAGACTTGCAGTCAGGGGCGGTGTTCTCGTGACCTTCCTTGCCTTGGAACTGACCGGACGACGACCTCTTGACTCCCATCGTAGATCTCTTCGCAGTTTTCCTCGATTCAGTGCCATCTTCCAGTGTCGTTCCTTGGATCTACGAGATTTGACCGCCAGTTCAGCGCTGTCTTTTTCCGTCGCTGAAGCGTGTCTCCGCCTCTTTCTTTTGTGCCCTTGCTGCGAATCTGTTTCATTTATCTGAAGTTCTCGCAGCGCTAGTACCATCTGTATTTCTTCGAGCTTGAATGCCGGCTTTTTCGGGAATTGCAGACCTCGCGCATCCCTCGCAGTGCCTTTAGCCTCTGGAGTTTCCATCAGAAAGACAAGAGGCGCCTTTGGACGCTACTGATGCACTGGCTTGTTCCTGTGAGTGGTCGATTTGAAAAGCACCAGCTTACGAGCAACGGCTTGTTTTGCGTCTGGTCGCTTACAGAGTGGAAGTTACCAGATGTGCGTGGAAGCGTCTGGGAGGTCAAGGGATTTGCTGAGAAGTGCGGGCCAGGGAGTCGACTGCAGAAATATGATGCATTGCTCCAGCGGCGGCCTCGGCTTTCGATCAGATGAATACACCCTCTTGAGAGCTCCGTGTATGTGTGGAAAAGGGTCAGTATGGTGGAGGAGTCTACCCCTGACACGGATCAGGAGTCCGAAGTGGCGGGGAAACAAAAACGAGTCCTCTTAAAGCGGGTGCCTATGGGGCCATTAGAGTGATCTCTGCGCTTCTTTTGTTTCTGCTACTTTTCTTCTTCTGTCAGATGAGCATGCCCGTGAGCCCAGTGTTAAATTTTGCATGTTAATTGCACATATGTAATGTAAGAGTTTAGTATGCATTATGTTGTAATGGGGCTAAACAATACAGGATatctcaaaaaacaattttagcAGCGAAATATTACGAGAAATTTAGAATGCGAAATGTAGCGTTCGATCAGGCAGGACAAAACGAAGAGGTCGCGACATGCGCTATGGTgtcctcttcgttttgtcctgtctgatGAAGCGCTACGTTTCGTCATGATACATTAACTCGCCCTAGGAGCTACCATCATGCCTAAGAGGCTTTGTTTCACAAGCCTAAAAAGAAACATGCGTATAGAACTATGGCAAGGTGATTGCACCCCGATGCGAAGTATTTTCACCTATCCGAGCTACGTTACACCTCTGG comes from the Amblyomma americanum isolate KBUSLIRL-KWMA chromosome 1, ASM5285725v1, whole genome shotgun sequence genome and includes:
- the LOC144114982 gene encoding uncharacterized protein LOC144114982, translating into MAYQDCSTSLIINKVVGSRIQVKRSVRQDLINSLLGVLIRFRKEPMAITVDIKHMFNWFLVRDDHRNYLRFLWFRNNGIYSDVVEYRMKVHVFGNSPSPAVATYGLRRTAREGEEEFGSDVRQFIERDFYVDDGLNSLSKDKDVISLIRRTQ